From the Thermus brockianus genome, the window ACGCCATCGTCCTCTTCATGGTGGTCTTCACCACCCTCTTCGCCCCCTTCGCCCTGAAGCCCCTGATCGCTTGGACCGAGCGGGGGCTTCGCCAGGCTAAGGAATAGCCTGGTAGGCGGCATAGGCGGAAAGGACCTTGCTCACGTACTCCCGGGGCTCGTCCCGTTCCTGGAAGCGGAGGAAAGCCCAAAGGCTTCCCTCCCGGGCGATGCCCCGGGAGGTGTAGCCGATACCCCCGTTGTAGGCGGTGACGGCGCAGGCGAGCCGCTCCACCCCCTCTAGCCCCAAGGCCTGGCAACGTTCCATAAGCCAGCGCAGGTAGCGGGCGGCGTAGCGGATGGCGCTTTCCGGGTCAAAGGGGTCGGCGGGGGGTTCCCCAAGCATCCGGGCCACGTCGGCCCAGGTGCTCCTTAAAAACTGGGCCAGGCCCAAGGCCCCCGTGGGGCTCACCGCCCGGGGGTCAAAGCGGCTTTCCACGTGGAGGAGGGCGAAAAGAAGGTTCGGGTCCAGGCCCTCCCCCTGGGCGTAGCCCTCCACCCAGGCCCGGTACGCCCGGGGGTAGGCCAAGGCGGTGGGCCAGGCGGCGCGGATTCCCTCCCGGTACATCCCCAGGCGGTAGAAGAGGGGGACGAGCCCGGGCCAGGCCTCGGGCCGTCGCCAAAGGAGGTAGCGCGCCTCCCCCCGGGCCCAGGCCTCCTGGCCCCCCTGAAGGAGGGCCTCCACCCGCAAGGCCTCCGCCAGGGGGGGCGAAGGGGGTGGAGAAGGGGGCGGGCCTGGGCGCTTGCCCAGTAGGAGCCCCAAGCCCCCTTGCAGAAGGGCCAAGGCCGTCTCCTGTGCCCCTATTTCGCCCAGCGTTCCCGCAAGGAAATGGGCCCGCAAGGCGGCGTCGTCGGCGTAAGGGCTTTCCGTGCGGGCAAGCTCTAGGTAGAGGGGAAGGGCTTCTCCTTTGCGCCCAAGCCGTTCCAGGAGGGCCGTGGCCCGCCAAAGGCCCTCGGGGGTGCTTTCCCGATAAAGGGCCAAGGCCTCCTCCACCCGGCCCATCTCCTCCAGAACCCTTCCCTGGGCGTAGCGGGCCTCGGGATGGGGGTAACGGGCAAAGGCCTCCAAGGCCTCCTCCCGCCGCCCAAGACGCCAAAGGGCGTAGCCCAGACCCAAAAACCCCCGGGGCTCCGCCTCCGCCCAAGCCCGGTAATGGGGCAATGCCTCCCGGTATCGGCCCAAGCGATAAAGGGCCTGGGCCCAAAGGTCCCGCCTCGTCCCGGGAGGGAGAACCTCCAGGAGGGCCTCGTAAGCCCGGCCCCGGAAAAGGGCTTCCCAAAGCCTCTCCCCCTCCCCAAGGCGCAAAAGGGCCGCCACCGCCTCATCCTCGGGCAGAAGCCTCTCCCAAGCGGAAAAGGCCCTGGGGTCCTGGGCGGCCTCCAGAAGAGGCGCCGCCACCCGCCAGGCGGCCTTGGCCTCCCAGCCCGGCTCAAAGGCCCTCGCCCCCTCCAAAAAGAGGGCGTAGCGCCAAGCGAACTCCGCCCGCTCCGCCAAGGGCACCGCTTCCTCCCCCACCAGGCGCCAACCGGCCAGCATCCGGGCATACCCTTCCCCCGCTAGGGCCACCTGCCGGAGCTCGGCCACGCCCCCCCGCGCCAAGAGGGCGTAGTCCGGGGGAAGCCCCTGGGCCCGGCAGGCGCCGAGGAGGAACAGGAGGATAAGCCAGCGCACACCCCTACCCTACCCCGCCCCCCTGAGAGGCGGAAAAGAGGCAATCCTTCCCCCAAGGAAAGCCCCCTGGCATCCTGCGGGGGGTTGGGCGTAGCCTGGTAAGGCTTATGGGCCAGTTGCCGGGTTATCCCGAAGGGCGTATTCCACCCCATAGCCTCGAGGCCGAACAGAGCGTCCTCGGGGCCATCCTCCTGGACTCGGACGTCCTGGACGAACTGGAAGGCCTTCTCCCCTCTCCCGAGGCCTTCTACACCGAGGCCCACCGCAAGATCTACACCGCCATGCAGGCCCTAAGGGGACAGGGGAAGCCCGTGGACCTGGTCACCTTGGCCGAGGAGCTCTCCCGCCGGAACGAGCTGGAGGGGGTGGGGGGGCTAAGCTACCTGGTCCAGCTTTCCGAGGCCACCCCCACCGCCGCCTACGCCGAGCACTACGCCCGCATCGTGGCGGAGAAGTGGACCTTGCGCAAGCTCATCCAGGCGGCGGGGGAGGCCATGCGCCTGGCCTACGAGGAGGCGGGGAGCCTGGACGAGATTTTGGACACCGCCGGGAAGAAGATCCTCGAGGTGGCCCTCACCCAGACGGACACCGAGGCCCGGGCCATGCGGGAGCTCGTCCACGAAACCTTTGAGCACATTGAGGCCCTCTTCCAGAACAAGGGGGAGGTGGCGGGGGTGCGTACGGGCTTCAAGGAGCTCGACCAGCTCATCGGCACCCTCTCCCCGGGCTCCCTAAACATCATCGCCGCCCGCCCCGCCATGGGCAAAACCGCCTTCGCCCTCACCATCGCCCAACACGCCGCCCTGAAGGAGGGGGTAGGGGTGGGCATCTACTCCCTGGAGATGCCCGCCGCCCAGCTCACCCTGCGCATGATGTGCTCCGAGGCCCGCATTGACATGAACCGGGTGCGCCTCGGGCAGCTTTCCGACCGGGATTTTTCCCGCCTGGTGGACGTGGCGGGCCGCCTTTCCGAAGCCCCCATCTACATTGACGACACCCCCGACCTGACCCTTATGGAACTCCGCGCCCGCGCCCGGCGGCTCAAGAGCCAGCACGGGGTGGGCCTGCTCATCATTGACTATCTGCAGCTCATGTCCGGGCCCGGGGGCGGCAAACAGGGGGAAAACCGCCAGCAGGAAATCGCCGCCATCTCCCGCGGGCTCAAGGCCCTGGCCCGGGAGCTCAACGTGCCCGTGATCGCCCTAAGCCAGCTTTCCCGGGCGGTGGAGGCCAGGCCCAACAAGCGCCCCATGCTCTCGGACCTCAGGGAGTCGGGCTCCATTGAGCAGGACGCCGACCTGGTGATGTTCATCTACCGGGACGAGTACTACAACCCCCACTCGGAGAAGGCGGGGGTGGCGGAGATCATCGTGGGCAAGCAGCGAAACGGCCCCACGGGCACGGTGGAGCTCCAGTTCCACGCCCAGCACGTCCGCTTCAACGACCTGGCCAAGGAGCCCTAGGAGAGCAGGGCCGCCGCCCCTTGGGACAAGGCCTCCTTGAGGTCCCGGTAGCCCAGGGAAAGCCCCAGGGAGAGGGCCTCGAGGTAGCTCTCCTCAATCAGCCCAATCTCTATGGCAATGATCTTCTCAAAGGCCTCCACGGCGCTAAAAACCTCGGGACCCCTAAGGGCGGTGCGCAGGTGCTCCAGGGAAAGCTCCTGCACGATGCCCATGGCAGGGATCATGGCCCTTGGGCCAATCCCCAGCCGGGCGTGGACCAGGCCGATGCGCCGACGCCTTTCCGCATAGGCCCCGTCATACACCCCCGAGAAGAGGTCGCCATACCAGCGGGCGAAGGTGCCGTAAAGCCTTTCCACCCTCCCCGGCACGGCATGGAGGATCTCCGAAAGCTCGGGGTCCCGCCCCAGGTAATCGTAAAAGGCCAAGGCCACCTCGGGGGCGATGGGGGTCATCACCCGGCCCAGCTCGGCGAGGAGCCGGGCGTGGGCCTCGGTAAAGCCGGTGCGGCGTTTCAGGAGGTCCAAGAGCGCCCCAGGATGCACGGGACAAATGTACCTCTTTGGAGACCCCCCTGTCCATAAGGCGAGGCCCCCGGGGTTCCGGGGGCCTGGCCTTCTAGGCTTGCGAGGCCCGCTACTCCGTGCTCACCCCTTGCTCCACCTGCTGGCTCACGGGCTCCACCATCCGGAAGTGGGTCGCCGGGTCTTCCAAGAGCTTCGCCAACCGGTTCGCCTTCTCCTCCCGCTTGGCCTCCCGAAGGACGGCGATGTAGGCGGAAAGGAGTTCCCGTACGTCCTCCACCCCCCGAGCGTCCAAGGGCTTCACCGCCACCTTGGCCCCCTTGGCCAGCCGGCGCTTCATGGCCTCCTCGGTGAGGCCCATTTCCGGCCAGTGGCGCAGGTAAACCCTTCCCCCCGTCATCCCCGAGCAGATCCAAGGCCCAGGGTCCCCCAGGACCAAGGCCCGGCCCCGGGTCATGTACTCAAAGGCGAAGCCCTTGGCCTGCGCCCGGGCGGCCAGGTTGCCGAGGTCGTCCCTGAGGGGGCGCTCGGGCTCCCCGCCCAGGATCACGTCCGCACCGGAAAGCCGGATGCAGAAGCGGCTATCCGCCACCCCCTCCACGATGAGGAGGCCGCCGATGGCCCCGTAGGCAAAGCTCTTGCCCACGGAACCGTCCACGTAGGCCCCGTAGGGGTTGCGCCCTTTCAGAACGGCCACGGTGCCGCCGAAGGCGCTCTTGGCCACCCCGTCTTGGGCCCCGCCCTCCACCACCACCTTCATCCCGTCCACGTTGAAGGCGGCAAGGCCGTTCCCGGCGATGCTCCCGGCGTCAAAGCGGAGCTCCACCTCCGCCTCAAAGCCCTTGCCGTAAAGCCGCCTGCGGGCGATCTCCCCGGCCAAATGGGCGCCCAAGGCCCGGTCCGTGGAGTCCACCGGCCCCTCCTGGAACAAAAGCCGCCTCCCCCCTTCCGCGTAGGCCCCCATGACCACCTCGGTGATGGTGCGGGTAAGCTGGTTCAGAGGCTTCCGGAGCACGTGGGCCGAGGTGTCCTTGAGCCACTCGGGCTCCTCCACGGGGGCGAAGAAGTAACTTAAGTCCAACTCCTCCAGGTGGTCCCGCTGGTAGAGGAGGTCCGAGCGCCCCCGAAGCTCCCTTAGGGAACGGGCCCCCAAGGCCGCCACCAACTCCCTAAGGGCCTCGCCCATGGCCCCGAAGAAGCGGGTAAGGTGCTCCACCGCCCGCTCCAGGTCCTGGGGCACGAAGCGCTTGAGGCCGTGGGCCAAGGCCTCCTCCACCGTTTCTATCTGCGTGGTGATGCCCACGTGGCAGGTGTCCAGCTGGCAGCCGCGGCAGATGGTGCAGCCGATGGCCACCATGGCCATGGTGGCCATGCCCACCCTATCCGCCCCCAAGAGGACCATCCGGAGCACGTCGTAAGCGGTCTTGAGCCCCCCGTCGGCCCAGATCTCCACCTTGTCCCGCAAGCCCGCCCGCACCAGGGCCCGGTGGGCCCGGCGCACCCCCAGTTCCACGGGAAGCCCGGCGTACTTGAGGGCGTGGAGCCTTGCTGCCCCCGTGCCCCCCTCAAAGCCGGAAAGGGTGATGACATCCGCCCCCGCCTTGGCGATGCCCACGGCGATGGTGCCGATGCCGGGAATCACGGGCACCTTTACGGAAACCAGGGCCTTGGGGTTCACCGTCTTGAGTTCCTCTATGAGCTGGGCCAGGTCCTCAATGGAGTAGAGGTCGTGGTTGTTGGAGGGGCTGATGAGGTCCACCCCGGGCACGGCGTTGCGGGCGGCCGCCACCTTGGGGGAGACCTTCTTGCCGGGCAGGTGGCCGCCCTCCCCGGGCTTGGCCCCCTGGCCGATCTTGATCTCAATGACGCTGGCGGAGTTCAGCATGTAGGCGTGGACGCCGAAGCGGCCCGAGGCCACCTGCTGCCCCCGCCAGTGGGTGTACTTGCCGAGCATATCGGGGATCTCCCCACCCTCCCCGTTGATGCAGAGCATGTTGAGGCGCTTGGCCGCCTCCACGTAAGCGCGGAAGGAGGCCTCCCCCTGGGAGCCGAAGCTCATGGCGCTGATGAGGAAGGGCAGGGAATGCCCCCCCACGGAGAGGTCCACCTCCTCCGGGGCCACGTCGCTCCTTTCGGGGAAGCGCACCTCCAAGAGCTGCCGGGCGGCCACGGGGCTTTCCCGCTCCAAGGAGTGCACCTTTTCCTGGAAGTGGCTGTAGGGGGCCTGGCCCGAGGCCACCTCCTGGGCGGCCTTGTAAATCCTCGGGTTAAAGCGGAAGTCCTTGGCGGGCAGGACCTTTTCCGCCCGCAGGAAGCCCTCCCGCTCCAAAAGGGTGCGCTCCAATTCCAAAAAGCCGTAGCCTGCGGCTTCCGAGCCCAGGAAGTTCCGGGTGCCAAAATACTCCGCCAGCTCGGGCTTAAGCCCGATGGAGCTGAAGATCCTCCCATACCCCCGGAGCTCGTGGATGCCCATGGTGGAGATGACCTTCTCCAGGCCCTTGCGAAGGGCCTCGAGGGCGTTCGCCACCCCCTTGCGCCCCTCCAAGGCCCTGGCCTTTTCCTCCAAAAGCCAGGGCGCCACCGCCTCCGCCCCCAGGCCCAGGAGGAAGGCCACGTCGTGCAGGTTGCGCACACCCCCGGAGTGGACGAGGAGGGAGGTACGCCGCCTTAAGGCGATCCCCTCGGCGTCCCGCTTGAGGAGGGCCCGGTTCACCGCCGCCACCGCCAAGCCGATGTCAATCCACACGCCTCCCTGGAAGGCCTCCCGGTCGGAGAGGATGAGGACCTCGGCCCCCTCCTCCACCGCCTTTACCGCTTCCTCTTCCAGGCGCTTGAGCCCAGCGAGAAGCCCCTCCTCCACGGTGAACTGGGGCACCAGGGTGCGGGTCTTAAAGCGGGCGCGCACCTCGGCCAGGGTGAGGGTGCCAAAGGCCTCCGCCAGACCGGGGTCGGACTCCAGGACGATGGGGAGGAGGAGCTCCACCACCTCCCCCCCACCCCTTCCATCGGGCAAGGGGCGGCGGCCTAAGAGGGTGCGGGTGGAGAAGTGCTCAATCTCCCGCTCCCGGTCAATGGCGGGGTTGGTCACCACCGCCACGGTTTCCTTGAAGAACTCCGAGAGGTTGGGCTTCTCCGGGTTTAGGGCAGCCAAGGGGCCATCGTAGCCCAGGGAGCCGATGGGCTCGTTGCCCGTCTTGGCCAGGGCCTCCAGGTAGGCCCCGTCCCAGCGGTCCCAGCCGAAGGCCCTTTCCAGGCCCAAGGGAGGCGGGGCGGGCTTTTCCTCCACCTCCACCCCGCTTCCCCCCGCCACCGGGGGCGGCGCCTGGCGGATGGGCCCTTGCAGGTGAACCCGGTACCCCTGCACCGGGGTGCGGGCCAGGGTCCTCTCCAAGACCTGGCGCTGGTGGCGGTCAAAGGGCAGGACCTTGGGCCCTTCCGGGGTCAGGCGGAGGTAGACCTTCTCCCCCGGGGCCAGGGGCTTGGGCTCGGTGACGAACTCCTCGGCGTTGAAGACCCCCCGCTCCGAGGAGAAGACGATCTCGTAGGGGGTTTCAAACTGCCAAAGGGGCCTTAGGCCCATGGCGTCGGTGGCGAAGACCGCCTCGTCCCGGTGGCGGCTCACGATGGCGGCGGGCCCCTGGGCCAAGGGACCGAAGCGTTGCCTTAGGGCCAGGTAGAGGTCCTGGAGATCCTCCGGCAGGGCCTTGACCTCGCCCAGAACCGGGGGGAAGACCAGGTCCATGGCCTCGGGCAGGGAGAGGCCGTAGCGGTAGATGAGCCCCTCCAGCATGCGGTTCAGGTCCTGGGAGTCCGAGCCCCCGGTGCGGGGGATGCCCAGGTAGTCCATCTCCCGCCTCAGGCGCTCAATGGTGTTGATTTCGCCGTTGTGGCCCAGGAGGCCAAAGGGCTGCACCTGTTCAAAGGTGGAAAGGGTGTTGGTGGAGTAGCGGTTGTGCCCCAGGGCGATGGTGCTCTTGAACTCGGGGCGGGAAAGCTCGGGGTAGTAGCGCTTCAAAAGCTCCGCCGCCCCCCGCACCTTGTAGACCACGCTGTGGGTGGAAAGGGAAACCACGTGCACGGGGAAGAGGGCCTCGAGGCGAAGCCCTAGCTCCCAAAGAGGCCCGTCCCCATCCGGGCTAAGCCCCGCCACCTGGAGGAAGATGGGCTCGGTGCGCCGCCCCACGGGGCCCAAGACCCCGCTCACCACCTCCCCCCGGCGGAAGTGCACGGGGCGCACGCCAAGCCGTTGCCCCTCCCGCCTGAGGAGGGCGAAAAACTCCTCCACCCGGGCCTCTTCCCCCTTGGGCAGGAAGAAGTGGCCCACGAAGAAGCGGGGGTTGAAGGCCAGCTCGGGCTCTAGCCCCGCCTCCTCCAGGAAGCGGGCCCAAAGCTCCCGGGGGATGTCGGTTTGGATTCCCGTGCCATCCCCTTCTCCTCGGATGGCCCCCGCCCGGTGGGCCATGCGGTAGAGGCTCTCCAAGGTCCGCCGCACGATGCGGTGGGAGGGCTTGCCGCTCTTCTCCGCCATGGCGATGATGCCACAGGCGTCCTGGCCTAAGGGGATATCCGGGTAAGCTTCCTTCCAGGTCATCTTCGGCTCCTTCGTTTAGGCTGGGGAAACGGTGTAGGCAAAGATATGCACGTTGTTCCCCGGATTATACACGCCCCGAGGGTATGGGTCAAGAACCTCGGGAAAAGAAGCACTAAACCCCCGGCACCCGGTGGAAGGCGTTGAGGAAAAGGGGAAGCTCCCTTTGCCGCTCCTCCTGCTCCCTCAGGGCCTCCTCAAAGGCCCTGGGGTCCATGAGGAGGGCGGGCAGGCGGAGCCAACCCAGGTAATAGGCCCCCGCCTGGCCCGGGTAGCAAAGCCTCCCCTGCTCCTCGGGGTACAGGAGGGCCTCAAAGGCCAAGGGGCTTTCCAGGTAGGGGGCATCCCCAAGCCAGCGCAAGGCCTCCTTGAGGCGCAAGGGGTTGCTCCAGAAGCCAAAGCGGAGCCTCTGGTCCAGGTGCTCTAGCGCCCAAAGCCTTCCCGAGGCGGCAAGCTCCAGGCGCTTCAAGCGCAGCCTGGCATATTGGGAAAGGCCAAGCACCTCCCGGGAAAGGCCCCGGGCGATGAGGAGCCTCGAGGCCATCACGTAGTCCTGGTACTCCCGGTAAGGGTCCATGGCCCCAGGATGCCACGCAGGCCGGGGTAGGATGGTGCCATGGACCGCGAGGCCTGGGTCATGCGGGCGGTGGAGGCGTTGCGCTTCGCCACCTTCAAGGACATCCAGCGCTATCTGGACGAGGAGGGGGAGCCCTTCTCCAAAAAGGAACTGGAGGACACCCTAAAGGCCCTCGTGGCCAAGGGCCTTTTGGAGGAAAAAGAGGGCACCTACCGGCTGGCCCGCAAAAAGGGTAGCGCCGAGGCGCTCAAGAAGCTCTTCGGCGACTAGCGGGAGTAGTTGGGGGCCTCCTTGACGACCACCACGTCGTGGGGGTGGCTCTCAATGAGGCCGGCCATGGTCATGCGCACGAAACGGGCCTTTTTGCGGAAGGTTTCTATGTCCGGGGCCCCCACGTAGCCCATGGCACTCCTAAGCCCCCCCACGATCTGGTAAAGCACGTCCGCCACGGGCCCCTTGTAGGGCACCATGCCCTCAATCCCCTCGGGAACGAGCTTTTTGGCCTCCGTTTCCCCTCCCTTACCGGGGTCTTGGAAGTAGCGGTCGGCAGACCCTTGGCGCATGGCCCCCAAGGAGCCCATGCCCCGGTAGAGCTTGTAGCGCCGGCCGTCCTTGAGCACCTCCTCCCCCGGGGCCTCGTCGGTGCCCGCCAGCATGCTCCCCAGCATCACCGTGTGGGCCCCGGCGGCGATGGCCTTGGCCACATCCCCGGTGTACTTGATGCCGCCATCGGCGATGACGGGGACGTCCAAGCCCTCCACCCCGGCCACCGCCTCGAGGATGGCGGAGATCTGGGGCACCCCCACCCCCGTCACCACCCGGGTGGTGCAGATGGAACCGGGGCCGATGCCCACCTTCACCGCATCCGCCCCCCGCTCGGCCAAGGCCCGGGCCCCCTCCCGCGTGGCCACGTTCCCGGCGACCACCTCCACCTTGTCCCCGAAGGTCTCTTTCAGATAAACAAGGGCTTCCAGAATCCCCTTGGAGTGCCCGTGGGCCGAGTCCAGGACCAAGACGTCCACCCCCGCCTCCACCAGGGCCTGGGCCCTTTCGGGCAGGTCCTTGCTCGCCCCCACCGCCGCCCCCACCAGAAGCCGGCCCAGGGCGTCCTTGGCGGCGTTGGGGTACTGCTTGCGCTTGACGATATCCTTGAGGGTGAGAAGCCCCCTGAGCCTTCCCGACTCGTCCACCAGGGGAAGCTTCTCCACCTTGTGCTTGCGCAAGATCTCCTCCGCCTCCTCCAAGGTGGTGCCGGGGGGAGCGGTGATGAGGCGCTCCAAGGGGGTCATGACCTCGGTGACGGGGCGCTTGAGGTCCCGCTCAAAGCGGAGGTCGCGGTTGGTCACCAGGCCCAAGAGCTTCCCGTAAAGGTCCACCACGGGAAGCCCCCCGATGCGGTACTCCCGCATGAGGCGTTCAGCGTCCTCGAGGGTGGCGGTGGGGGGCAGGGTCACGGGGTCTTGGATCATGCCCGCCTCGGAGCGCTTCACCTTGCGCACCATGGCCGCCTGGACCTCTATGGAAAGGTTCTTATGGATGACCCCAAGTCCCCCCTCCCGGGCCATGGCGATGGCCATCTCCGCCTCCGTCACCGTGTCCATGGCGGCGGAGAGGATGGGGATGTTCAGGGTGAGCCTTTTGGTGAGCCGGGTCTTGACGGAAACCTCCTTGGGCAGGACCTCGGAGTAATCCGGCAAGAGGAGGACGTCGTCAAAGGTAAGCCCTTCGTAGAGGATCTTCCCCCCGTACATGTTCCCTAGGGTATACCCTGCCCCCCCTCTGGGTCCAGGGGAAAAAACCGCCTCCCCACCCAGGGGGTGGGGAGGGTGGTTTGGTGGGCGGCGTAGGACTTGAACCTACGACCTCTCGCGTGTGAGGCGAGCGCTCTTCCGCTGAGCTAGCCGCCCTCAGCCTTTTGAAGGGTAGCACGGCCCAGGGAAACCTGTCAAGCAAAGGGCTTGACCGTGCCCTGACACGGCCCGGGCTAGACTGAAGGCGTGGCCACGGTGCTCCTGGTGGAGGACGAGCGGGCGGTGCGGCTTGGGGTCCGCCTCGCCCTGGAGCGGGCCGGGCACCGGGTGCTGGAGGCGGAAAACGCCCGGGAAGCCTGGCCCCTCCTCAAGGAAGCGGAGGCCGTGATCCTGGACTGGATGCTCCCGGACGAGCCGGGAATAAAGCTCCTGGAAAGGATGCGCCAAGGCGCCTTCGCCGAGCTTCCCGTCCTCCTCCTCACCGCCCGCTCGGAGGTGCGGGACCGGGTGGAGGGCCTGAGCCAGGGGGCGGACGATTACCTGGTGAAGCCCTTCGCCACGGAAGAACTTTTGGCCCGCCTCGAGGCCCTCCTGCGCCGCGCCGGCAAGCGCAAGGTCCTCCGCCGCGGGCCCCTCCTCCTGGACCTGGAAAGGATGGAGGCGAGCCTCGAGGGCAAGCCCCTCCCCCTCACCCGGCGGGAGTTCGCCCTTTTGGCCTTCTTGGCCCAGCATCCGGGCCGGGTCTACACCCGGGAGGAACTTTTAGAAGCCGTGTGGGGACCCGAGTACTGGGGAACGCCTAGAACCGTGGACCAGCACATCCTGCAGCTACGGGAAAAGCTGGGCGAAGACCCCAAAACCCCCCGCTTTTTGGAAACGGTACGGGGGCTTGGGTACCGCTTCAAGGAGGTGGGGTGAAGGAGCTAGAGGCCGCTTGGGAGGAGGCCTTGGAGGGGCTTGTCCTGCACCGGGAAAGGCAGGTGGTCTACCTCAACCCCAAGGCGGAGGAGCTTTTGCAGGTGCGCCGGGAAAAGGTGGTGGGCCGCCCCCTCCTCCTCACCCTACGGGACCACCGCCTGGAGGCCTTGGCCCTCCACGGGGGGGAAAGGCGCCTGGAGGTGCGGGGCCGCCTCCTTTGGGTCAAGGCCCTTCCGGGAAGGCTCTACCTCCTAGACGAAACGGAGCTAAAGGGGCGGCTAGAGGCCCTCGAGGAGGCCACCCTCACCCTGGCCCACGAGCTCAGGACCCCCCTGGCGGGGATGGGCCCCCTCCTGGAGGCCCTCACGCCCAGAACCAAGCAGGAGAAGGAGGTCCTGGACCTCCTTAAGGGGGAGGTGGCCCGCCTCGCCCGCCTGGCCCAAAGCCTCTCCTTCACCCAACCCGGGCCCAGGCGCACCTTCCCCCTGGAGGAGCTTTGGCCCCGTCTGGAAAGGCTGCTGCACGAGCGGCTCCGGGGAAGACGGGTGGAGGTCCACCTCCCCCACACCGCCCGCACCGACCCCGACGCCCTCTTCCAGATCCTCCTAAACCTCCTGGACAACGCCCTCAAATACGGCCAAGACCCCATCCGCCTCCGTTCCCGCCTAGGGGAAGACCACCTCCACCTGGAGGTGCGGGATGCCGGCCCCCCCCTCCCCGACTACGAGACCCTCTTCCTCCCGGGGCGCCGGGGGTTCCAGGGGGGCCTGGGGCAGGGGCTTGGCCTATACCTGGTGCGCCGCCTGGCCCGGAGCCTGGGAGGAGAGGCCTATGCTGGACGGGAGGGGGAAGAGAACGTTTTCGGCGTCCGCCTTCCCCTAGACTGAGGCGAGGAGGAACCCATGCGGGAAGCCCTAGACCAAGCGCTCAACCAGCTTCTGGAGGAAACCCTAAGGATGCTTTCCCTGGTGCGGGAGATGACCCAGGAGGCCACCGAGGCCCTCGTCCAGCAGGACGCCGCCCGGGCCCAAGCGGTTATCGCCAAGGACAAGGAGGTGGACGCTTTAGAGCTCAAGATTGAGAACCAGGCCATCGCCGTCATCGCCCGCCACCAGCCCGTGGCCACGGACCTCAGGCTCATCTTCACCATCATCAAGGCGCTCACCGACCTGGAGAGGGCGGGGGACTACGCCATGCACGTGGCGGAAGACGCCCTTCTCCTGAGCAAAGAACCTCCCTTGAAGCGCTACGTGACCCTGCCGGAGATGGGCAGGCGCCTTTTGGAGATGATGGACACCTTGGGCCAAAGCGTGGCCGAGCGGGACACCGCCTTGGCCCGCAAGGTCCTGGAACTGGACGACCAGGTGGACGGGCTTTACGAGGAGGTAACCCGGGAGCTCATCACCTACATGATG encodes:
- a CDS encoding sensor histidine kinase, with translation MKELEAAWEEALEGLVLHRERQVVYLNPKAEELLQVRREKVVGRPLLLTLRDHRLEALALHGGERRLEVRGRLLWVKALPGRLYLLDETELKGRLEALEEATLTLAHELRTPLAGMGPLLEALTPRTKQEKEVLDLLKGEVARLARLAQSLSFTQPGPRRTFPLEELWPRLERLLHERLRGRRVEVHLPHTARTDPDALFQILLNLLDNALKYGQDPIRLRSRLGEDHLHLEVRDAGPPLPDYETLFLPGRRGFQGGLGQGLGLYLVRRLARSLGGEAYAGREGEENVFGVRLPLD
- the phoU gene encoding phosphate signaling complex protein PhoU, yielding MREALDQALNQLLEETLRMLSLVREMTQEATEALVQQDAARAQAVIAKDKEVDALELKIENQAIAVIARHQPVATDLRLIFTIIKALTDLERAGDYAMHVAEDALLLSKEPPLKRYVTLPEMGRRLLEMMDTLGQSVAERDTALARKVLELDDQVDGLYEEVTRELITYMMEDPRTITKALTLMRVARSYERLGDHLENVAERVIYWLTGEIYKAPEDAY
- the guaB gene encoding IMP dehydrogenase, yielding MYGGKILYEGLTFDDVLLLPDYSEVLPKEVSVKTRLTKRLTLNIPILSAAMDTVTEAEMAIAMAREGGLGVIHKNLSIEVQAAMVRKVKRSEAGMIQDPVTLPPTATLEDAERLMREYRIGGLPVVDLYGKLLGLVTNRDLRFERDLKRPVTEVMTPLERLITAPPGTTLEEAEEILRKHKVEKLPLVDESGRLRGLLTLKDIVKRKQYPNAAKDALGRLLVGAAVGASKDLPERAQALVEAGVDVLVLDSAHGHSKGILEALVYLKETFGDKVEVVAGNVATREGARALAERGADAVKVGIGPGSICTTRVVTGVGVPQISAILEAVAGVEGLDVPVIADGGIKYTGDVAKAIAAGAHTVMLGSMLAGTDEAPGEEVLKDGRRYKLYRGMGSLGAMRQGSADRYFQDPGKGGETEAKKLVPEGIEGMVPYKGPVADVLYQIVGGLRSAMGYVGAPDIETFRKKARFVRMTMAGLIESHPHDVVVVKEAPNYSR
- a CDS encoding response regulator transcription factor encodes the protein MATVLLVEDERAVRLGVRLALERAGHRVLEAENAREAWPLLKEAEAVILDWMLPDEPGIKLLERMRQGAFAELPVLLLTARSEVRDRVEGLSQGADDYLVKPFATEELLARLEALLRRAGKRKVLRRGPLLLDLERMEASLEGKPLPLTRREFALLAFLAQHPGRVYTREELLEAVWGPEYWGTPRTVDQHILQLREKLGEDPKTPRFLETVRGLGYRFKEVG